The genomic stretch ggctactatggtcacgcgaAGAAAAAGTAGTTACAGTTACTCGTCATGTTGATATGCATAATTTGCGTGGTgagtttgtaaattttaatgCATACGTGTATATCAAACAAAATAACTATGCATCGTCATCATGCTTGCTTCCACAAGGACGgaaccaaaaattattatgggCAAGACCAATAccttatattatttatttatttatttctttatttttaagataTTGAAAGGGAGGCCATGGCCTATACCAGTCCCCTCCCTCCTTCCGCCTcgtccatctctctctttccaaATAATACATGTTAGTTCATAGCCTCATTCATAGGCAGTTTTCTGCCACATAAGCACGCGTGCACTTTAAATTATTGTCATGTTCATGTCAATTTGTAGTCGCAATTATTGAGggaagtaatattgtatatagtgaataaaaataaaattgcatggACATTTTATGTAAAACAAAGTCATATGATGATGAGCAATTAACCTTAGGTTTAATTAgcataacaaaaagaaaagggtttggAGTGATAAAGGCATCTGTCCAGTGATACAGCTATTTACTCGAAATGGAATATTACTCTATCCTTGTGAGAATCAAGTCTCCACACCAGTACAAATCCCACCTTGCACCTTCAATTATTGATTCTCATACAAATCCATTCATATCTTCAAGCCTCTCTGATCCCCACTACTATCCCCCACATTCAATGTTCCCTTCCTAGTACTCTCTTTTGTGCATGTGAGAGCGATAGagtctgaaaaaaataaaagcagtgCATGTCTACCTCAAGTGTTTATTTTCGTATAACttttatgatgatttttactgtcatgtcATAGAGTGAATACTTAGAgcatttttttggtttgtgttcgagaaatagagttttaaaggcaaaaagtgtttttcttgacaaaatatttatttttaaggttttgttaaagtgcattttaactatttttgagctttttgaatctttaaaagtactttttatttttttattttaccaaacgagtattttttcttcaaacgaacttttgagtgttaaactcactttttatcccctttaatgcacacccaaacaaacccttaagaGTATGTGTAACACTCATCTACTTTCTTATCTATTAAATATATTGAATAAAGAGATAAATGAGAGGGAAGAGAGCGGATGCGTAAAGAGAATTTACAAACTACATCTTTACTGTTGAGTATTGTATTGAAATATCATACATAACTCGTAATTTATAGAAAGAATAAGTAGTGGGCTTgtactaaaccctaaaatacataaagaaatcaatcaacttagaaaataatattaaatattcaaaCATCATTGATAAACAGTAAAAGTAGTAATTTTTAGTGGCATATAAACAATTCTCGAATAGAATTTGTTTATTTCTCTGTATTCAATAAACAATTATAGATAGACTGCAAGTGACGCAACATGAAGGTGAACAGTAACACAGTCAAATTTAGCTGCACTCTGTTTGACCAttaataattaatctatttCAGTTTGATGGAATCTGCACGTGATCCTTTGGGAGTGCTTTGTCTCTAGCTTCGATGGGGTTGGAGAAACAAACAGGGCATAAGGAAAAACAATGTTTGGTGTGGTTGGAGCAAAGCATATAATATATCTTCACTACACAAATAAAATTCGCAACATGCTTCAATGCCGCCCTACTCAACACACACTACAAATATTTCCACGTTTACTTTGTTTAGTTTTATCATGCAATATTTTTTGCCCAGTCAATCACGCTTCTTTGTTTACCAATATCTAGAAGCACAAGCCAATGGAATGAATCATTCCCCGAAGGAAACACGGGGCTTTTTCAAGCCCAATTCTTATCTCTCCTCCTCTTAATGAGTTTAATTTCTCACTTGAATCATTGATATTGAGCtgttcaaacaaaaattaaaatttacttttattgatttacgttaaactctctaaatatttatctactttaactaaatattattttttattagtgaaATCCGCTGTCATGTTACCAAATTTGTCTctttaagaaattaaatatcattatttttttgctttctttacatttttcctttcacttttgGAAAGAGAAGCAGGAAATGTcattaaaaagttaaataacTTTCACCTTTTGCCTCTGTACATTCGGAGAGAGTATTAAATCTAACATTGAGTGGAGAGTTTGTTGAATGGCATTTTCAATCTAAATGCTCTAATTAATTAGGGGAAAATTGACTTTATCCTTTGAAGTTGacttctttttcaatttgaaccctaatgtttaaaaatttgcaatgtactcttctgaagtttcaaaaattttcaattcgaaccatCCGTTATTTATCGCCATCAGAGTAGACGAAAATTCCACCATCTAAAACTCTACAaattgcccaaaaaaataaaaaacttgggCCACCCCTTGGGCcattcggccaccccctttggctccttgggggtggctcggctaccCCCAAGCTAgctagatgggggtggcccagggttttttttttttttttttttttttaaaggagtaATTTGGGGAGAATAAGACAAAAAATGTCATGTGCGTCTCACGTGGTGAAATTTTCGTCCACTCAAACGGCGATTAGTAATAGAGGGTTtgaattgcaaatttttaaaactttatgatagtatattgcaaatttttaaacattgaggttcaaattaaaatagaaatcaaatttaggggggtaaaatgcattttttgcaATTAAATATAAGCCTATTTTAGTTTAATACTAAGCTGATAGtaaactcaattattaaatgagatATAGTCGTacaacttcatttttattatcgtttataatattattttaatttcgtaCACTCGAGATTAAATTATTCAAAGAATCAAAGCAAAtgaattaacaaacaattcacgGTGGACCCACTTGAGAGACAATGAGATGATCATGGCCTTGTGATTTGAATGAGGATTAAAGGCAGCTGGCAGCTGGCAGCAGCCCAAGCAAGTGTCTCACATCATTCTTGATTGATGACGATTGAAAACACTTTAATGTGGTCAGGGTCTCTCTAATTGTATTTTTCATGGCCGGGAGATAACCTAGGTAGGACCAATCTTTACCATCACCTAGCCAACTAGATTTGCCACCTACGACGCAGCCCATCTCTAAAAgttctattctttttttattttttttattttattttctacgGAGAGGCAAGAGCATGTGGATAAATTCTAATCAgtgattacttttctttatcCAAGCCGTAGTTTTGAACCCTCTTGGATTCTATAAAACCATGGCTTCTAGTGTTACTTTCACAGATCTAAGTTaaacacacaaaaagaaaaaaaggaaccTTTTCCACCCCctccaagagagagagagagagagagaagatatgCCTGCTGCTACAAAGAGGGTGTGCAAATCTAGTGAAGAAGATATGGAGCTAAGAAGAGGTCCATGGACTCTTGAAGAGGATAGTATGCTCATCCATTACATTGCCTGTCACGGAGAAGGTCGTTGGAATATGTTGGCTAAATGTGCAGGTAAATTAACGAACCATTTTTCTATCACATTAATTATATAAGATAGATATTCTAATTCGTTTCTTCAATTGAGTTGACtcgctttttttcttttgtcttcaCTGTAAAAGGACTGAAGAGAACTGGGAAAAGCTGTAGATTGAGATGGCTGAATTATTTAAAACCCGATATTAAGCGCGGGAATCTTACGCCCCAAGAGCAGCTCTTGATTCTTGAACTCCATTCCAAGTGGGGCAATAGGTGAAATTAATTTCTGATTTTTGCTCTTctgtttttggaaattttgagcAGGCTAGGGTTTGAttggtttttggtgttgttgaTTTTGGGAAATCCAGATGGTCAAAGATTGCGCAGCATCTACCAGGAAGAACAGATAATGAAATCAAGAACTATTGGAGAACAAGGGTGCAAAAGCAGGCGCGGCAGCTTAATATCGAGTCTAATAGCAAGAAGTTTGTTGATGCAGTAAGGTGTTTTTGGATGCCAAGATTGCTGCAGAAGATGGAGCAAACTTCTTCCCCCCCTATAAATTCTTCAGCTCCTTCCCTTGTATCCTCAGCATCTCCTCCACCAAGAAAGCTGATGATGCCCATTACTTTAAATCATCATCACAATGAAAATTCAAGTTCAGAATATTCCAATATGAAAATCTCAAAAGAGGAGTCTCAAGTTCCTCAACACCCAGCAGCTCCTTTCCATGCCTTTGATAATTGCACTGCTACAGTCTACAACCATCCAAATCTAAGTGATTGTCACCTTGTAGACAGCAGAAGCTTTGACACGGAGGCACTCATCCTGGACCCCATGTCAGCAACGGACACCTATGAGAACTCTCTGTTTGATTGCCATATGGCGGATAGTGATTGGCTTTCTGACAACATGGCAAATTCTTTATGGAATATGAATGAAATTATGTGAAGCTACCTCCCACCTAAATAGATCATCATGATTTTAGTCATTGTACTGATCCAGatagggttatatatatatataattatatactcaTTGTAACTCAACTACCCcaatattatattttgaagGTTTTGTTATGAAACTGAAAATCTAAATACAGCAAATTTGAATTTTACTGATGAATGATGTATGTATAAAGTGAGTGATATTCTGTAGTGGGGTGTATAGGAGTTGGACAAGACATGTGTATAGATGAAGCAAATGTATCTTTTCCCAGATGGGGGTTGTTATCAATGCATTTTCAACAAGccaataaatttattatttgcaGATGTCACCCTATAATGCAAACCATATTGGGATAGATATATAgcaagtaaaagaaagaaagaaaggaaggtGGAGTCACATCTAGTTGTGGGGGCACATACATTATTATGTACATGTTTCTTAGGAAAGGGCGGTGAATGTGGTGAAGGTGCTGTTAAGCAGGAAGGGGGCCAGAAAATGCTTCTCTTctccaaaatattcaagtaCCAGAGCTTGCCAAAATTCATTGAGATAATTACGACTGTGGACCAACTCCTCTGCATATGGGCTGTCACTTCTTAAAAGTAGTTTGAAACTCTTTTTTTCCGAAGATGATTATAAAGCCaaaccccttcttttttttttttaagcaaatacgAAGGGGAAATTTGAAGGGAAAGTATACAAGACAAAGACTCCAATACAATCAATacagtagagaaaaaaaaaaagccctaaaaTTACAGAGAATGGCATGGCAGAAAACCTAAAACAACAAAATGCTTCCACGTAGGCTGCAGATTTTAGTGCTTGAGAATTCCTTGCACATATAAATTCAATGAATATATACTTGGCATGACCTCAACTCCCTGGAATTTTGAACTTGTCCAATCACcatcatttttctttgatgTGGAAGGCATCATATTCATCAAAAGGACATGCTACTCATGAAAAGTGAAAACTATTTGTTTCAAGATCCTTTCTACATATCTATCATATATAGTTAGGAAGGAAGCTAGCCTTGTTTTCATGGTGATCATCATTCTTTAGGGTTTTCAGAATATGTTTAACAAAGACTTTTCAATATGTAATCCTCAATTACATACATTCTGTTCAAGCATGACTGTGAGCACTAAAGCAGCCCCCACATGTTGATGCACCAGGTGATCAGTGAATAGTGGTTTCAATCATCAAAATTCACCTACAAAGGCTTGAGGGAAGTACAAGTAACACCAGCAAAAAGTATGATAAACTTCAAGTCGTTTTCAGCAaaagtttatattttcaaaCTCCCACTTTGTATTACCTTCTTAATGCATTACTATGAGACAACACCTTTAGCCCCATTAGACCGTTGCTATGTGATAAGATCATTTTTGAATTGAAACATAAAATGGGCAGATGCATGTGATTcaacatgctattaaaaaagcacgTGAGAATGGACAAATGTCAATTTTAGGACATAAATtgtctttttataaaattgtcatgtgttTTTTAGTATGTGAGAagtaaatgattttttataaaactactaaaaaaaaaataatgtgattctcacatgctcAAGTGACACATTATagttttataaattgagttgttgaaaatttctttaattcagtttgaagaaaatttttgttcatAATTTTTCTCCAACCCCTTCTTCCGACGCAGGTCCCTCTCCTCATTATGGCGAGTTATTACATAAATAGGGTATTCGTCATCAATGCCCGAAAGGTACAAATGAAAAAGGGAAAATCATGTTCAAACCAAAACAGGAGAGCTTTTCTTGTGGATCCATGGCCATGCTTGGTAGGTTATCTGCCCTTTGGACACGGCTTAACGTGTAAGAAAACTACTTGTGTTGGTTGGCATACTTGTCATTTGGTAATTTgctgctcttttttttttttttttttttttttgaaattcattgaaGAAATTGCTGGTCTTGATACATTGCTAACTTTGACCAATCCAGCTAGGCCATAACCTTAGGGTACTCTATTCAATCCTGGCTTAATTGACGGAGACgagatatatattaaattaactGAATATGTCACTCAAGTCAAGGAGGAAAAGTATTGCCATCGTGTAAACCACAGAAAAAATCTGAGGTGTAGATGAATCACGGAAAGTACTGTAATCTTTGTTCTCTAgcatagaaaaaacaaaacaaaaaagagtacGTAGAAGAATGCCAAGGACATGACCATGACTAGGAAGACAACTAATTTGATTAATCCTAAACATCTTTATGTTATGTTTAGTTGTCCTATAAAATTCTCAACTAGTGTATCCTTTTCACCACCTATTTGACCATCCCAGACTCCCAGTGCTAAATAagcatccttttttttttttccgaagaAAATTATAACATTGCAATCCCACAATTCTTTTATAGAACACAATCCTAATTTGCCGTTGTTGATAGCCCtactttttgttaaaatattgattcaatgattatatttattatctcacattagattaaaattttgaaataattgataatttaatattagtAGCAAAACCATTACTTCAAACTCTgctcattttattaaatattttactaggagtgggcagattaaccgattaccgattaccgacAAATCGaatttaaccgaaccgatattaaccgcaaccgatagttatcggttaaaattttttaatttttagttatcAGTTgcggtaatcggttaaccgcAACCGATaaggatttttaattttttataatttaataattttaatgaaaCCAAAAAGACGTCATTTTGGTTTCAATATATAGACCAGCTGAAGCTCTCTTTTCCCCTAACCCTAAAACTCCCTCCCTTCGTCCCTCGAGTCCCGTCTGCAGCCTCCGCTCTCTCAAGTCTCCTTAgtcctctctcactctctcgcaCTGTCGCACACTCGCATGCCTAACGCCCCTCTCTTGCCGAGTCGCAACCTCGTAGGTAATCTCTAGACTCTAGTATTTCGTTGATTTTTCTCTATTGATTGATGGGTTTTGCTGGATTAGCCTCTGGATTATCATCTGGGAATTTTAGTCTTAGAAAAACCGAAGCCACCTACGACTATCACCGATTCTTGTCAAACTCTCAAAGCTATCAGCGACAAAGTCCCAAGGCAGAGAAAATTGTGAAATCAGTTCTAAAGCCTCATACTCTCTCGACTTTCGATTTCTCTAAAGGTATGCCCATCAATTAATttgctttttccttctttttgtttctctttttctttattttccagTTATTCTACATTTCTACTCCATGGCCATCGACCCACGAAAACTGGTTTAACCGATTATcaatatgaccgataatttttgGTATCATTTCTTAttggtcggtaatcggtaaccCGTATAACCGGACCGATATAACCGATATCCAACcctatattttacatgtttaatattaaaatactaattaaatgaccgacaaaaagaaactaaaacgGACAACATGGCCCATTTTAGTCATGAGGCAAGCCAATTATAGTGAAATACTAATTAGCAGTATATACTAATTGGACTTGCAACCCAATTAGTACTGCATTAATAAAGGAAATTACTTGGCCCATTAGCTCAGTTAGCTTATCGTTATTGTTTAATGAATAGTCAAAGATAGTATTAAGTTTGATTATGGATCTAACAATGGCATTGTTTtgttaacaattttattttcttttctcaaactaaaaatattaacaaacaattaaaaatacaaaaataatgtttatcttaaaagaatatatataaaaaaaaaaaaaaaaattaaacaaaaaaaatcaaaaatttatCAGGAGCTAGCACCGCGGTAGTCGGATCAAGATGAGATAGTTTATGCTTTTGGAAAAGTGGGCATCTAAGCATGTTCGGGCATGATTGCCAAGGGATTGGACTAGTTAGGACCCAAAGACCCAaaaaattcatctcaaaatcaatttcaatatttttattttttacattacatcaatcactttttattactattcaaataaaaaaattactaaaaaacaatttttttttttttttttcactttttcatacaaaatagtcgtactttttttttacatcaattaaaTCTACTATAATTTCAATTCACTCCCTTTTTCAAATTCTTTACTAAACACACCCCAAGTAAATAATTTGTGCTAAGTTTCCATGTGAGTTGGAACCTTGAAAGCGAGATGGATTAGACACCCATCCATTCACATTTTCAATCAAATCACCCTTTCACAATCACACCGAAGCGTGAAGAGACTAAACTCCCACACACCCACAcgtccttttcttttctcttcttttctttcttcgcAAGAGCCCTCCGCCTCCCTTATTGGTCATCTAATTCTAACCCCATAACTTCTAGGACCAACCCAAAGCGTGTGCCTATTCAAGCCGAAGGATTTGGAAGAAATGTGTCAATTATTGGAAATATCACGACACTTTTTCataggtgtgtgtgtgtgagaaatCTTGTATTTTAGGAAACCTACATTTTACTCCTTCAACTATTATTcaatttctccatttttttttttttttttttttttacttttccaaactttaaaaagttcgGTGTTCCTTACCGATATCTCTTCTATTAAGGTTTTTCGTTAAATCTGATAAAAAATTGGCCGTGtgcaaaatgacaataatactCCTTAGTTGTATTTTCATACATATCATGGTTTGCTTGTGTcaaaaaaaatgtcatgtgAATCGTGTACTACCCGtcttttgttaggatttaataTCTAGCCCGCAAATAAGATAACTAAAAGTACTTGGTTGATTGGCATgtgatattataatttttttaagtttgaaagaCATTACAAATTAAGTGATAGTTTGAATAAGTAGATGCAtctaccttaaaaaaaaaaattgctagtaGATGCTAGTAACCCATGAATGATTGTGGTACAAAGtcaaaaaagaatgaaattatGAAACATGATAGAGGTAGGTCCATTGAAGTGAAAGGCACTAAAGTTGAAGATAATTTAAGGATGTTCGTTGCTTACGCTTCCACTTTGAAAGTTGATAAGCTTCAATCAAATCAATTGATCTAATTGAGATCAAGTGTTATCACTTATCATAGTAAACGATAACCGGAGGGATTAACAATAAGTGCATGCATTAAAAGGGACAAATGAAAAAGAGTTAATATTGGacataatagtttttttttaaaaaaaaaaaagaagaagagtaacGTGTGAATCCAACTTAGAAGAAATTGGTGAAATAGAGAATATCTTTTTTTGATCTAAAGGCATATATAGTGCCACTTCAACATATTCTTCATCTATTTATGTATTCGTTGAATCTAATATGGTGTCACTGATATTGTGATACATATTGCACTCATTTCATTTAGTGGAAtttggttggtttttttttctcattttcggTTGTCTACGCAAATTGCTTGTGCTCCTTTTGCATATTCTCTTTTGGATTGGTCTTTGCATTCGTCTCCATTACTTGACGCCAACTTTCCTCTCATAAGCTCTCACCGGAGGATGCCCGTGAGGGAAAAAGCCACGGACGGTGCCGGCTTCAAGCGAAGCTAATTGGGTCCTCCATTTAAAACATTTCTAACGGTTTAGCTAAAAGAGAGATATTAGttacatttagctatttttgctctttttttagcTCCAACAGAATAGCTTCACATGAGATAGAATGCCTTAAccgctacagtgaatagcaatttggtgttattcactgtagcacactagatgaataaaatattatttcaaactattgctttttctttgtttattgtttcgGTATTCTCCTCTTTTTCACTCAAAACCATTTATTCTTCCACCGAAACACCTCTCTCAAGCcagcaacattttttttttaggaaaaatgtaGATTATCCTctgaagttttaggggtttttcaattttaaccttaaagtttaaaaattgacaatctacctcctgaaatttcaaaaattggcaatttaaacgctctgtttaattttttcgtctaaatggacggaaatctatgaaattacatcattacccttaggctttttaaaaaaaatttccgtccaatttaacggaaattagtaacgaaatgtttaaattgccaatttttgaaacttcaggggggtagattgctaatttttaaactttgaaaaactcatgaaacttcaggaggggtaaactgcattccccccccccttttttttttctttcacacaaatcatttatttattctcatcttttttctctttcctctcgctcttctttttgttcttccCTCCCTCCTGCCCTTCTCTCTATCTCCCTCCTTTGTCTTCTTCTACTGCTGAGTGATGGGTTTAAGCTCTCCCTACTCTCACGCCCTTctctctatttttgtttttatgaataatttctatatatgtgtttgtttttctctttaattaagtgttggcaataatataataaataaaaaaaatgagaaataatattttaaagcaagtagaaaatgaaatagagaatctgttggagtgtgtagtgaaaaaacaatagcTAAAGTAAAGAGTTGTACTTTTTTCACTTGATAAAATACCTAATGCTGATGGAGATGATAGTTTTTGACGGTACTCGATTATTCgagaataagagagagagagagagagagagaactgcATCAAATCGTACAATTGTTGAATATTGGTTTATTCGTATATCGAGTCAGAGCATCCACATCAAGCTCttgaaaatttagttaaatttaactttcaaAATGTGCGTTTTTAGATATGGTTAGTCACTTTTAAAGACttccaaatatcaaactctctaaataattttctactttaactaaatattatttttttttattgtgaaacCAAACTACTTTAACTACCATAAAACTCACTTTCATGCTCATATACATGGAATTCTTTTTTATGCCCAACTGCATTTTTAATTCAAGAGATTTCATTGATGAATGCATTTAATTTATTAACCGATGGACATCAATCAATTAATGCAGTTGTGTATTTTGCTGGGTGATTTTGCAGCTCATAACACCTAGGTGTGGGTTGCCTACACCCGGGCATGCTTTTGTCCTTAACACTGCCCATTAATGGCGAATAATAATCCCGAAAGTTTTGCAGTATACAAAATCCCAAATAAATCTAAGAGTTCAATCGTCGGAAAAGCATACTTGAGACGGAGAGAGAGGCTAAGCACAGATCAAACAcgaggagagagagaggctgagaGCAGATCAAAAactgagaagagagagaggctgaGAGCAGATAAAATCAGAGTCCCTGATCGATTTCACagagagcgagagcgagagcGGGAGAGAACAATGGAAACAGAAATTTCCATGGCTGACGGTGGACAGAAATTTCCATCTCTGTATGTTCTCTCTTGCTCTTGGTGGTGTgacgaaaagaaaaatggaaggggAGAAAAGGTAAAAAGGGGAGGAGATGAAACTCTGGAGGGAAAAAATCACCAAAAGCTTGGCGCCAgagtcaaataaaataatcttataaaataaataacatttgttttttgtgtcTTTAGATTTTAAGAAATAACATTTGCTTTTCGTGTCTTTAGATTTGAAGAGGAGATCAAATGTTTTATTTAACGTTTGATAGAGAGTTTGATGTGGAGAGCTTTTTGTcgattttgttaaaattttaaagaaatgttagGAGAGCTTAACGTGGATGCTCTCAAGTGATTGATTGTTTGAGCAATTTCAGACTTCCTTACAACACTTCCCAGTGTTGAAATCGATATATGTCGGACTCCTGTGATTTGATGATTAGAGATTAATGCTGAACCGACGGTCAACCACTCaagattgattttttcttttctttttttttccc from Corylus avellana chromosome ca1, CavTom2PMs-1.0 encodes the following:
- the LOC132185057 gene encoding transcription factor MYB62-like — translated: MPAATKRVCKSSEEDMELRRGPWTLEEDSMLIHYIACHGEGRWNMLAKCAGLKRTGKSCRLRWLNYLKPDIKRGNLTPQEQLLILELHSKWGNRWSKIAQHLPGRTDNEIKNYWRTRVQKQARQLNIESNSKKFVDAVRCFWMPRLLQKMEQTSSPPINSSAPSLVSSASPPPRKLMMPITLNHHHNENSSSEYSNMKISKEESQVPQHPAAPFHAFDNCTATVYNHPNLSDCHLVDSRSFDTEALILDPMSATDTYENSLFDCHMADSDWLSDNMANSLWNMNEIM